cttttacccgacaaggtcatctaaggcgtcatcagcgtattcacactggagaaaagccgtacaaatgtgatcagtgtggaaaagcttttaccacatcaactattttaaggcgtcatcagcgtattcacactggggataagccttacagatgtgatcagtgtggggcagcttttacccaacaaggtcatctaaggagtcatcagcgtattcacactggggataagccttacagatgtgatcagtgtggggcagcttttaccatgtCAGGTAGTCTAAagtgtcatcagcgtattcacactggagaaaagccgtacaaatgtgatcagtgtgaggcTGCTTTTACCCGACAAGATAGTCTAAgtagtcatcagcgtattcacactggggataagccttacagatgtgatcagtgtggtgcagcttttacccgacaagaTAGTCTAAgtagtcatcagcgtattcacactggagagaagccttacaaatgtgatcagtgtggggcagcttttaccgaacaaggtcatctaaggcgtcatcagtgtattcacactggatttaagccttacagatgtgatcagtgtggggcagcctTTACCCGACACGATAGTCTAAgtagtcatcagcgtattcacactggagagaagccttacaaatgtgatcagtgtggggcagcttttaccgaacAAGGTAATCTAAggtgtcatcagcgtattcacactggagagaggccttacaaatgtgatcagtgtggggcagcttttatcAGACAAGGtgatctaaggagtcatcagcgtattcacgctggggataagccttacagatgtgatcagtgtggggcagcttttactgaacaaggtcatctaaggtgtcatcagcgtattcacactggagagaagccttacaaatgtgatcagtgtggggcagcttttaccagacaaggtagtctaaggcgtcatcagcgtattcacactggatgaAAAAATtgtctgtgatcagtgtggggaagCTTTTACTTGAAGAGCTCTGTTAAAGGTACCAATTTAAACATGCTATGTTGtcctgagaaaaaaaagaaatctggagttttgttttcagtttcaactgtaaaatgtgtttaaattagatttttcacCAGTTTATGTTCCATTGTTACATCATGTAgcaactcataatgtaataacggctcatAATGTTATAACTTAAATGTTATAAAAGTTCATAATTTAATAAtcagctcataatgtaataaaatcatgagcgcataacgtaataacggctttgcgcataatgtaataatgtaataacttattacattatgagccttacTGGGGCTGCTCATAAAGTAATAACagctaataatgtaataatggctcATTATCATAACAGCTGCATTATCATAACTTTTACCTCTTAAATGTGCAAATAAAGCAAACAATATGGGTTTCAGCGCATTAGTAAAATAAGTGAAATTAGTGAAACCAAGTATTACTTAATAGTAATTGCATTCtcacattttattttgtaagtCCTGCACCACCACCTCATGACTCACTgctaacacacagacacataggaGCACCTCTCActcacccccacccaccacatacaccaacaccacacacacctgtacagcaccaccaccacccctgaCACCAGAATCTCTGGACACCCACATTATCAAAACACTCATctcaagcagaaaaacaaagcacaggAATTTTTTTAGATCgagctatgtttttaatgttccaTTAAAGCACCATGATGAGCGCGCGTTCGGCACAGACATCAAGATGGCTGTGCtgaacgtgcgctctcttttaaacaaatcctttattataaatgacctgattttagacaggaaactggactgtattctccttacagagacatggcttggcacagatgcacctgttgttctcactgaggcctccccgccagattttaactttctattttctaccagggggggcaagagagggggcggaactgcatcaataacaaaaacaactatgtcatccaatgcagttccttttaacagctacacatcatttgaataccatgcttttgtttttagcaaccCCCCAATTCTCTGCATAACGgtctacagacccccccagtattccacctgttttatcagccaattctctgaacttttatcaattattcacacctcttacaacaggatcttaataactggtgattttaatctgcacttagacaacatctcagacccagtatccagagaatttttaaaccttttaaactgtctagattttaagcaacatgtcacacagccgacccacagcagagggcgcaccctggacctggtcataacctacggcctgtccctgggtgcgtgctctgttgtggacctggctgtgtctgaccatttttgcgtgttttttaacatcaccagttttaaccagcgggaggccccggtgagaacggtgaggaaacgttacctaactcctgaagtggctgcaaattttatccagattttacagAACACTCCTGCAGAAATTTTACCAGCTCCCTGTGATTTTATCgttgacaattttaacaaaatactcaaaacaacgctggactcagtggctccgattttaactaaaagaattagcataaaacctacacccccatggagaactgaggaaataaagaaactaaaaagaaactgcaggagtgccgatagaagatggaggaaatcaaaattaacagttcattatgacattttttgccaACACCTTAAGTAttacaataacagtattaaaaaagcaagaacttcacatttcaaaaacctaattctaaataacaaaaacaattccaaattcCTTTTCTCCACAATAGATCTTCTAACAAATGGAAACCTGAACAGATCCCATAAGACAGCAACAGATGCCCTCTGTGAGGATTTTGCCACTTCAGGGGTAAAATTGATGACATtagatccagtcttttatctcaacagattttaactcttaacacacctggatcaatgcttttacctgaggaaacactggagagttttgccttggttgatgcggggacactttgtagagttttctccaaggtaaaaaccacaacctgccttttagaccccattcccacaccgttttttaaaacactctatgGGTTCTCTGAGGAACAGCTTTTGTATTTGGTCAACtgttctcttcagacgggtgtcttccccgccgcctttaaaacggcggtggtgaagccccttctgaagaagagtgggttggacctcaatgttttaaataactaccggcctgtatccaacttaccgtttttaagtaaaattttagaaaaacttgtttttaatcaagtgaattaatttttaaactcaacacacattttagaggctcatcagtccggttttaggatgaaccacagtacagagacagcacttttaaagattttaaatgacatcaggtgcaatttagataaccaaaaactcacagtcttggttctgctggatctaaccgccgccttcgatacagtagaccatcacattttattaaacagactgaagcacctggtcggcctctctggtactgttcttaaatggttcacgtcctacctcactgatcgaagtttcttcgtaagtatggatacatgttcctcaggaacctataagataaagtgtggggttccccaagggtcaattttaggtccaactctttttaatctgtacatgctgccccttggggacgtcatcaggagacacggcatcagcttccatggTTACGCTGACGAcacgcaactgtacatcgccgtgtctcctgatgacactgggccaattgatgccctttttaactgtattttagacatcaagtcatggatggcagcaaacttcctacagctcaaccagggcaaaacagagattttactcatcggtcccgaaggccagagagagaaacttttaccaaagttacaggattttaaaccctcaaaatcagttaaaaatctgggcgtgatttttgactctgagctcacttttattccacatattaaaaacataacaaagatcggtttttaccatcttaagaacatagccagagtccgcccgtttctctctcaggccagcacggaggtgctaatgcatgcttttatctcatgtcgtttagattattgtaacgccctgctctctggtcttcctaaaaagaacatgtacaacctacaattattacagaattcagccgcacgcgtgctgactaggaccagagggcgggagcacattacacctgttttaaaatcgctgcattggctccccgtgcgcttcaggatcgattttaaggttcttttactagtttttaagtgtcttaatggtcttgggccttcttatttgtctgcactacttttaccctatcgaccctcgcggaccctgaggtcctccggtgctggccttttaaccataccaaaagttagaaccaggacacacggggaggcggcattcagtttttatggtccccgattgtggaacagcctcccggagaacctcagggccgcagagactgttgatgtttttaaaaagaggctcaagacccatctctttaatcaggcttttaactgactcatttaactcttttaaatttcttatgctcacccttattttaattgaatcttactgctctgttttatatttagtttatcctttcttatcgtattttatttttgtttaatctcaatgttttatctaaatattttagttgttatttatggtctattttatacattttactgtcttattatttttgtttttaatgtcttactttctagacatacttttaggattttatgttttatgttttttataaactcctttaatgtatcttatcctgctttcttgtagcttttatctccagtgtttcctcatggggagcctccatgctgggagtgactctggcctgaagggggtcgtcctgggggtggttctggcctggatggttgtggagctctgcaccacggcttcaccgctgtggtgtggactcctctatccgtccgggccgggatggtctctgtgggcccccccccccctgtagctgcgggctatgggacctcctggcgtggacggctccctgttaccgtttcgtcacctggatcctctgtgcctagccatgtctacaccatgtgtctgcgtgtgtgtctgtgtgtgtaatttaggtgaattgtagtgtgcttttgtctgcggggggggcgcattaataagttttatgtttatttgtttttcttgtttttttttgttaagcactttgtgtttcattatttgtatgaaaagtgctatataaataaagtttgatttgatttgaagatgtaTAAAGTTAAGCCACTAGGTGGGACCCATGTTAGTTATTTTGGGCCTTTGCGAATGCCATGCTAACTTCAACTGTCTGTTGTAGGTAAGCAGTGCTATTTGTGAACTCCAAAGTTCAATATCTTTGTTAAAACAAGCCATCCACCTTATGTCTTTAAATATTCGGTGTATAGATGTTTGTTAGGATAAGGTATGTTTTAGCTGGCAGGCTGAAGTCTCATGTACAAGccctgtggagaaaaaaagaaaagtagctcATTCTACCACAGTCCTCAGTAAACCACACAAAAAATGAATGTTGATTTAATTCTTTATAGTGTTTTCCACTGAGCAAACACTTTGTCATCAAACAAGTTTCCTCATCTGTGGCTCTATCAACCAGCAACAGGTAGAGGTAAATCAAGAACCTGTATAGGTGCATAAGACGCTAAAATATAAGCAGATATCCTATTTGTTGAAAATAAACAGGTGACGGGCAAGACTAAGAGTGGTTCAGAAGCTTATTATGGTAAACAAAACACCAAGGACCATTACTTCGCCCGGATTGgcatcaccggggcccctccctggagccaggcctggggttggggctcgaaggcgagcgcctggtggctgggtctttgcccgtgggacccggccgggctcagcccgaaatggcGACGTGGGTCCGCCTTCCcataggcccaccacccgcaggaaggtccatgagaggctggtgcaatgtggactgggtagcagtcgtggcggggcctcgacgacccaatccctggaccaaaaccctatcagtggggacatggaatgtcaccttgcTGGGGGgaaaggagccggagcttgtgcgtgaggttgagaggtaccggctagagatagtcgggctcacctccacacatagcttgggctctggaacccagctccttgaaaggggctggaccctccactactctggagttgcccagggtgagaggcggcgggctggtgtgggcttggttatagcccctcagctcagtcgccatgtgttggagttcaccccggtgaacgagagggtcgcttccctgcgccttcgggtcgggaaaaggtctctctctgttgtttgtgcctgcgagccgaacagcagtgcggagtacccggccttcttggggtccctgggaggagtactggatagtgctccaactggacactccattgttctactgggggacttcaacgctcacgtgggcaatgacagtgatacctggagaggcgtgattgggaggaacggcctccccgatctgaacccgagcggtgttttgttgttggacttctgtgctagtcatagtttgtccataacgaacaccatgtacaagcataagggtgtccatcagtgcacgtggcaccaggacaccctaggccagaggtcaatgatcgactttgttgtcgtttcatctgaccttcggccgcatgtcttggacactcaggtgaagagaggggctgagctgtcaactgatcaccacctggtggtgagttggatgcgctggcggaggaggaggttggacagaacggattgtgagggtctgttgggaacgtctggctgagccctctgtcagggacatcttcaactcccacctccgagagagcttctctcaggtcccgggggaggcgggggacattgagtccgagtggaccatgttctctgcctccattgtcgacgcggcggctcgaagttgtggtcgcaaggtctccggtgcctgtcgtggcggcaatcctagaacccggtggtggacaccggaagtacaggatgccgtcagactgaagaaggagtcctaccgggctatgttggccggtgggactcctgacgcagtagataggtaccggcaggccaagcgagccgcggctcgggcagtcctgtaggcaaaaactcgggtctgggaggagttcagggaggccatggaggaagactttcggtcggcctcgaggaaattctggaggaccattcggcgcctcagaagggggaagcagtactctgccggcaccgtttacggtgtgggtggggagctgttgaccttgactggggacatcgtcggacggtggaaggaatacttcgaggatctcctcaacccgactgacatgccttcctttgaggaagcagagagtggggactctggggcgtgctcatccatcacccaagccgaggtcactgaggtggttcataagttcctcagtggcagggcaccgggggtggatgagattggccctgagtacctcaagtgtctggatgtcgtagggctgtcttggttgacacgcctctgcaacatcgcatggaggaaggggacagtgccgttggagtggcaaactggtggtccctctgtttaaaaagggggaccggagagtgtgttccaactatagggggatcacacttctcagcctccccgggaaagtctactccagggtactggagaggagaatacggccgatagttgaacctcggattcaggaggaacaatgcggttttcgtcccggtcgcagaacactggaccagctctataccctccgcagggtgctcgagggttcatgggaatttgcccaacctgtctacatgtgctttgtggatctggagaaggcatttgaccgtgtccctcgtgccattctgtggggggtcagtgagtatggagtccggggccctctactaagaactgtccggtctctgtatgatcggagcaggagtttggttctcattgccggcagtaagtcagacttgttcccggtgcatgttggactccggcagggctgctctttgtcaccggtcctgatcataatttttatggacaggatttctaggcgcagccaggggccggaggggatccggtttgggaaccacaggatttcgtctctgctttttgcggatgacgttgtcctgttggcttcatcggaccgggaccttcagcatgtgctagggcggtttgcggccgagtgcgacgcggcagggatgagaatcagcacctccaagaccgaggccatggttctccaccgggaaagggtggcgtgccttctccaggtgggtggagaagtcctgcctcaggtggaggagttcaagtatctcggggtcttgttcacgagtgagggaacgatggagcgggagattgacagacgaatcggtgcagcgtccgcagttatgcggtcgatgtaccggactgtcgtggtgaagagggagctgagtcgaaag
This window of the Cololabis saira isolate AMF1-May2022 chromosome 21, fColSai1.1, whole genome shotgun sequence genome carries:
- the LOC133422534 gene encoding zinc finger protein ZFP2-like — protein: MSKKNKASPDVAKEHANATPVAGQEAILQAIADLRKELLDKAEAQSVEIKTQVDHLRAEIKQANDNANARIEALHTQFVEMEAAVSDQSDRVTALECDLKAVLEELATHKARLEDGEARSRRFNLRVSGIRERREDGKRPTDFVSQCLKDAYGLSKLPTLDIAHRTLRTKPSEDNGDPPRAFVIRCHYYQEREEILKKARQAKRVTTADGDVLHVHQDFTHAVAQQRSRFNKVRKRIHTEEKPYTCDQCGTAFTRQGHLRRHQRIHTGEKPYKCDQCGKAFTTSTILRRHQRIHTGDKPYRCDQCGAAFTQQGHLRSHQRIHTGDKPYRCDQCGAAFTMSGSLKCHQRIHTGEKPYKCDQCEAAFTRQDSLSSHQRIHTGDKPYRCDQCGAAFTRQDSLSSHQRIHTGEKPYKCDQCGAAFTEQGHLRRHQCIHTGFKPYRCDQCGAAFTRHDSLSSHQRIHTGEKPYKCDQCGAAFTEQGNLRCHQRIHTGERPYKCDQCGAAFIRQGDLRSHQRIHAGDKPYRCDQCGAAFTEQGHLRCHQRIHTGEKPYKCDQCGAAFTRQGSLRRHQRIHTG